The sequence CCAGCTGTAACAAATTGGCTGATTGAGTACAATTTTAATCGCCCTCATCAAGCGCTTGATTATTTAACACCCATGAGATATATTGAGAATCACAATGAGAATCTTAAACAAAAAGTGTTACCTATGTGCCCAGCCAGCACAGAGATTTGACAAAGACTTGAAATTTACATATCATGGTAAGCATGGAAAAAGTTCAAGAAGCAGTAGTAAGTGAGACAAAGCAAATCATAGAGCAGTTAGAAAAAACGAAAACTGCTCTCGACACGATAAAAGTTGAAAAAGCAGTAGGAAATGAGGCAAAACAAATCGCAGAGCAACTAGAAAAGACAAAAACTGCTCTCAACAAAAAAATAAAGCAACTAAATATTCTTCATAGAATCGGTGAAGCACTTACTCTCCAGCTGGATATACAGAAGTTACTAACGTCTATTATTAGATTAATCTCCCAAAAAACTTTAACAGAAAAAATATCTATTATGCTTGTGGACAAGAAAACAAAACGACTACAAATAAAAGCCGCAAAGGGCGTAACAAAAACAAAAATGAAAACTATTAAGTTTAAAATTGGCGAAGGCGTTGCCGGCTGGGTGGCAAAAGAAGGGAAACCTATCCTTATAAAAAACACACTTAAAGACCCTAGATTTGAAAACATTATTGCCAGGAGCGAAAAAAGACAGTTTATATGTGTGCCTATGAAAGTCAGAGGACAAACAATAGGTGTAATAAATGTTGAGGAAAAGGTTGGCGGGCTTGCTTTTACAAGAGACGACCTGACAATACTTACGACCATAGGTTATGAAGCTGCTGTAGCTGTAAGTAATGCTCTTCTTTTTGATGAACTTCAACAGAGTTACTTTAATACAATAACAGCTTTAGTTAAAGCCATGGAGGCAAAGGAGCCATATACACAAGGTCATTCAGATAGAGTTAAAAAATACGCCTCGGCTATAGCCAGAGAAGTGAATTTATCTGATGAAAATATAGAATTAATAAAACGGTTTGGTGCTTTACACGACATTGGAAAAATAGGAATCCCAATAAGAATACTAAATAAGCCGGGCAAGCTGACTAGGGAAGAATGGAAGATTATCAAAAGCCATCCGCGTATTGGAGTAACAATAATTGAAACTATAGATTTTATGAAATTAGCAAAACCAATTATTCTGAGTCATCATGAGCGGTATGATGGAAAAGGATATCCAATGAGACTGCGGGATAAAAAGATTCCATTACTTGCTAAAATATTCAGCATTGCAGATGCATATGATGCAATGTTATCTGACAGACCATATAGAAAGGCGTTTAGTAAAGAATGTGCTTTGGCTGAATTAGCACGGAGTGCAGGTACTCAATTTGATCCCCGCCTTGCCAAAGCAGCGATTAGGGTTTTCAAAAAACTAAAGGAATGAAGCATTATTATGCTCAGAAATCCTGCAGTAGCTGGACAATTCTATCCTGCCTCAAAAGAGCAGCTCATTTGCGAAATAGAAAAGTACATTAATAAAAAAACGTCAAAAGAAAAAATTCTGGGTATCGTCTCTCCTCATGCAGGTTATATGTGTTCGGGGGAAACTGCAGTGCTTACACTATCAAGAGCA is a genomic window of bacterium containing:
- a CDS encoding HD domain-containing protein, with the protein product MEKVQEAVVSETKQIIEQLEKTKTALDTIKVEKAVGNEAKQIAEQLEKTKTALNKKIKQLNILHRIGEALTLQLDIQKLLTSIIRLISQKTLTEKISIMLVDKKTKRLQIKAAKGVTKTKMKTIKFKIGEGVAGWVAKEGKPILIKNTLKDPRFENIIARSEKRQFICVPMKVRGQTIGVINVEEKVGGLAFTRDDLTILTTIGYEAAVAVSNALLFDELQQSYFNTITALVKAMEAKEPYTQGHSDRVKKYASAIAREVNLSDENIELIKRFGALHDIGKIGIPIRILNKPGKLTREEWKIIKSHPRIGVTIIETIDFMKLAKPIILSHHERYDGKGYPMRLRDKKIPLLAKIFSIADAYDAMLSDRPYRKAFSKECALAELARSAGTQFDPRLAKAAIRVFKKLKE